In a single window of the Bacteroidales bacterium genome:
- the lgt gene encoding prolipoprotein diacylglyceryl transferase produces the protein MNLLKIIWNPSPEIFTAGNFGLRWYGLLFATGFFLAYAILYYIYKREKISLTLLDWLTFYIFIAVLIGARLGHCLFYEWDYYKNNLWEILMVWKGGLASHGAAIAIIIALIIYVKKYKVNLWWLFDRMAIVIPVSAAFVRLGNLMNSEIYGITTSVPWGFVFAADRGAGNLPRHPTQLYEAFSYLLIALVLIILYRKNIGINRPGLFVGVFLVALFTARFLIEFLKEVQVNFENNMSLDMGQWLSVPFILLGIGFIVFALRKNPKIIQ, from the coding sequence ATGAATTTATTGAAAATTATATGGAATCCATCTCCTGAGATTTTTACTGCAGGAAATTTTGGCTTGCGCTGGTACGGATTATTGTTTGCAACAGGTTTTTTTCTGGCTTATGCGATATTATATTATATCTATAAACGCGAAAAAATATCTCTCACGCTTCTTGACTGGCTTACATTTTACATTTTTATTGCAGTGCTTATTGGTGCCAGGCTCGGTCATTGCCTGTTCTACGAATGGGACTATTATAAAAACAACCTGTGGGAAATCCTGATGGTGTGGAAAGGCGGCCTGGCCAGTCATGGGGCTGCTATTGCCATCATCATCGCGTTGATTATTTATGTAAAAAAATATAAAGTCAATCTCTGGTGGCTCTTCGACAGGATGGCTATCGTCATCCCTGTTTCGGCGGCTTTTGTGCGTTTAGGAAATCTTATGAATTCAGAGATTTACGGAATAACAACTTCTGTGCCCTGGGGATTTGTGTTTGCTGCTGACAGAGGAGCAGGAAATTTGCCCAGGCACCCTACACAACTTTATGAAGCATTTTCATACCTGCTCATAGCTCTGGTGCTTATTATCCTTTACAGAAAAAATATTGGTATAAATCGTCCCGGTTTGTTTGTGGGCGTTTTTCTGGTAGCCCTATTTACTGCTCGTTTTTTGATTGAATTTCTAAAAGAAGTACAAGTAAACTTTGAGAATAATATGTCGCTTGACATGGGGCAATGGCTGAGTGTCCCCTTTATTCTTCTCGGAATCGGATTCATTGTATTTGCTTTAAGAAAAAACCCAAAAATAATTCAATAA
- a CDS encoding transketolase, with translation MAFKNFKIDELKDISKNIRKDILLSLAEAGSGHTGGSLGLADIFTCLYFSIMNHKPDDPGWPLRDRLILSIGHVAPVLYATLAHVGYFPIEELLSLRKLCSRLQGHPGRDHGLPGIELSAGSLGQGLSVSVGMALAAKYDKANYRIFCVMGDGELQEGSVWEAAMSASHHKLDNLYVIVDRNNLQIDGKTSDVMEIEPLHEKWKSFGWEVMECDGNNHEDFISVFDKFEERNSKPRIIIAHTIMGKGIPPIENDYRWHGKVPSKEEAETFIGMLK, from the coding sequence ATGGCTTTTAAAAATTTTAAAATTGACGAACTTAAAGATATTTCAAAAAATATTCGTAAAGATATATTGCTGAGCCTTGCTGAGGCAGGCTCTGGCCATACCGGAGGCTCACTGGGGTTGGCTGATATATTTACCTGCCTGTATTTTTCTATAATGAACCATAAACCTGATGACCCGGGATGGCCTCTGAGAGACCGGCTTATACTTTCCATTGGCCATGTTGCACCGGTTCTGTATGCTACTTTGGCTCATGTAGGCTATTTCCCTATCGAAGAGTTATTGAGTTTACGTAAATTGTGTTCCCGCCTTCAGGGGCATCCGGGAAGAGACCATGGCCTGCCGGGTATTGAATTGTCTGCCGGTTCACTTGGACAAGGCTTATCTGTTTCGGTGGGGATGGCGCTTGCAGCAAAATATGATAAAGCAAACTACAGGATTTTCTGTGTTATGGGCGACGGAGAATTACAGGAAGGTTCTGTGTGGGAAGCGGCTATGAGTGCAAGCCATCACAAACTTGACAATTTATACGTGATAGTTGACCGCAACAATCTTCAGATTGATGGCAAAACATCAGATGTTATGGAAATAGAGCCCCTGCATGAGAAATGGAAATCTTTTGGATGGGAAGTTATGGAATGTGATGGAAATAATCATGAAGATTTTATTTCTGTATTTGATAAGTTCGAAGAACGAAATTCAAAACCCAGGATTATTATTGCTCATACGATAATGGGAAAAGGAATACCTCCTATAGAGAACGATTACCGCTGGCATGGCAAAGTGCCATCAAAAGAAGAGGCTGAAACATTTATTGGGATGTTAAAATAA
- the surE gene encoding 5'/3'-nucleotidase SurE has protein sequence MKKPLILVTNDDGIAAPGIRFLTGLMCKLGDVVVLAPDKPQSGMGHAITVANPIRMQKILVEEHYKEYCCSGTPVDCVKLAIDKILHRKPDLLVSGINHGSNSSVNIIYSGTMSAALEGAMVNIPSAGFSLNDYSYHADFSHTAGYIKKICQNLLKSGLPGKTCLNVNFPKNEKKLRGLKICRQAIGHWKEEFSERKDPHGKNYYWLTGVFENPDKGKDTDEWALKNNFVSVVPVHIDFTAHDVIPVIKKWKLDV, from the coding sequence ATGAAAAAACCTCTCATACTCGTAACAAATGACGATGGTATAGCAGCCCCGGGCATTAGATTTCTGACAGGTTTAATGTGTAAATTGGGAGATGTGGTTGTGCTCGCTCCGGACAAACCTCAGTCAGGCATGGGGCACGCCATTACTGTCGCTAACCCAATAAGGATGCAAAAGATTTTGGTGGAAGAACATTACAAAGAATATTGCTGTAGCGGAACACCGGTGGATTGTGTGAAACTTGCTATTGACAAAATACTGCACCGCAAACCTGACTTGCTGGTTTCTGGTATTAATCACGGCTCAAATTCATCGGTAAATATTATTTATTCCGGCACAATGTCGGCAGCGCTTGAAGGTGCTATGGTCAACATTCCTTCGGCAGGATTTTCATTAAACGATTATTCATATCATGCAGATTTTTCGCATACTGCAGGCTATATTAAGAAAATATGTCAGAACCTGTTAAAATCGGGATTGCCTGGAAAAACATGTCTAAATGTTAATTTTCCAAAGAATGAAAAAAAACTCAGGGGGTTAAAAATATGCAGGCAGGCTATTGGCCATTGGAAAGAAGAATTCAGCGAGCGCAAAGACCCTCATGGCAAAAATTACTACTGGCTTACAGGAGTTTTTGAGAACCCCGATAAAGGAAAAGATACCGATGAATGGGCACTGAAAAATAATTTTGTTTCAGTAGTTCCTGTGCATATTGATTTTACAGCACATGACGTTATACCTGTAATTAAAAAGTGGAAATTAGATGTTTAA
- a CDS encoding transketolase family protein, translated as MEFINRGSRPTKIGFGEGIAEAGKRFSDLFVLGADITASVGLDLFAKTFPERFFSLGIAEQNCVGVAAGLALNGKIPVFATYGVFAALRAADQIRVSICYNNLHVIIGGAHAGISVGPDGATHQALEDLAVMRVLPNMTVLSPCDATQAKLLVLHAVEKLKGPVYIRFGREAVPDFTSENLQTEIGKGQVFKEGADVCIIATGHMVWEALQAAYRLEEKGVNARVINLHTVKPIDKKIIIDAARECKKIITVEEHQVSAGFGSAVSEVVSQECPAIMKLIGVHDRFGESGKPDELMKKFKLNAEDIYNLVLEFMAEKH; from the coding sequence ATGGAATTTATCAACAGAGGTAGCAGGCCTACAAAAATCGGTTTTGGAGAAGGTATAGCAGAAGCGGGAAAAAGATTTTCGGATTTATTTGTTTTAGGAGCGGATATTACAGCATCTGTCGGTCTGGATTTATTTGCAAAAACATTTCCCGAACGCTTTTTTTCGCTGGGTATCGCCGAACAAAACTGTGTCGGCGTTGCTGCGGGTTTGGCACTCAATGGGAAAATTCCTGTATTTGCTACCTATGGCGTTTTTGCTGCGTTAAGAGCTGCAGATCAGATAAGGGTTTCTATATGTTACAACAATTTGCATGTGATAATAGGCGGAGCACATGCCGGCATTTCTGTCGGACCTGATGGCGCTACTCACCAGGCTTTGGAAGACTTAGCCGTGATGCGTGTATTGCCTAATATGACTGTGCTTTCACCTTGCGATGCCACGCAGGCAAAATTATTGGTGCTGCATGCAGTTGAAAAATTAAAAGGCCCCGTTTACATTCGCTTTGGACGCGAAGCAGTGCCGGATTTTACATCTGAAAATTTACAAACTGAAATAGGTAAAGGGCAAGTATTTAAAGAAGGTGCTGATGTTTGTATTATTGCGACAGGGCATATGGTGTGGGAAGCCTTGCAGGCGGCTTACCGGCTTGAAGAAAAAGGTGTTAATGCAAGGGTAATAAACTTACATACCGTAAAACCCATTGATAAAAAGATTATTATTGATGCGGCACGAGAATGCAAAAAAATTATTACCGTTGAGGAGCACCAGGTTTCTGCGGGGTTTGGTAGTGCAGTGTCGGAGGTTGTATCACAGGAATGTCCGGCAATTATGAAATTAATTGGTGTTCATGACCGTTTTGGCGAATCGGGGAAACCTGACGAACTGATGAAAAAATTTAAACTGAATGCAGAAGATATTTACAATCTGGTTTTGGAATTCATGGCTGAAAAACATTGA
- a CDS encoding M15 family metallopeptidase — protein sequence MQKIFTIWFWNSWLKNIEADMKIFKSSGIFMAVVLIFLLSYYFIVYKNKPNPPQANNQPLLNTADTSKTLRKQYQFTNDTTVTIEFLTGKFNPAKDTNFIEVDEEYANRRNIYLLKETYQAFIEMYYAAQNEGVKLKIISGTRNFNYQKSIWEQKWNGSRLVEGKNLAATIKDTLERARIILKYSSMPGTSRHHWGTDIDLNSMENNYFDLPEGKKVYEWLCNYASKYGFCQPFITMGDSRKTGYQEEKWHWSYMPLSKVFLNEYRKKVTYSSISEFSGSKAAKELDVITNYVMSINEDCVTITY from the coding sequence ATGCAGAAGATATTTACAATCTGGTTTTGGAATTCATGGCTGAAAAACATTGAAGCGGATATGAAGATTTTTAAAAGCAGCGGTATATTTATGGCAGTTGTGCTGATTTTTTTATTATCATACTATTTTATAGTGTATAAAAATAAACCTAATCCCCCTCAGGCAAATAATCAGCCTTTGCTCAATACTGCTGATACTTCAAAAACGTTAAGAAAACAATATCAGTTTACAAATGATACGACTGTTACTATTGAATTTCTTACCGGGAAATTTAACCCTGCTAAAGACACAAATTTCATTGAAGTAGATGAAGAATATGCCAACAGAAGAAATATTTATCTGTTGAAAGAAACTTATCAAGCATTTATTGAAATGTATTATGCTGCCCAAAATGAAGGCGTAAAACTGAAAATTATCTCAGGAACAAGAAATTTCAATTATCAGAAATCCATATGGGAACAAAAATGGAATGGCTCCAGGCTTGTTGAAGGCAAAAACCTTGCTGCCACAATAAAAGATACTCTAGAGCGTGCCAGGATAATTTTAAAATATAGTTCAATGCCTGGAACATCACGCCACCATTGGGGCACCGACATTGACCTGAACAGCATGGAAAATAATTATTTTGATTTGCCCGAAGGAAAAAAAGTGTATGAATGGTTGTGTAATTATGCTTCAAAATATGGATTTTGCCAACCTTTCATCACCATGGGGGATTCCCGAAAAACCGGCTATCAGGAAGAAAAATGGCATTGGTCGTATATGCCACTATCCAAAGTTTTTTTAAATGAGTACAGAAAAAAAGTAACATATAGCTCAATCAGTGAATTTTCAGGAAGCAAAGCTGCGAAGGAGTTGGATGTAATCACTAATTATGTAATGAGCATAAATGAAGATTGTGTTACGATAACATATTAA
- a CDS encoding DUF192 domain-containing protein translates to MKHKLKGKNIVLILIIIVIAVIIILIIWPSKPHNKRKRQIQNEVVREPVFRKDGELKFVDDGSIKKTISIEIVQSEAERTQGLMFRKSMPDSCGMLFIFEDMQPLSFWMKNTHIPLDIIFIDNDFKIVSIAKNTVPFSTTSIPSGKEAMYALELNAGFCDKNGIKEGVKIKYNLTNII, encoded by the coding sequence ATGAAACATAAGTTAAAAGGAAAAAATATTGTCCTTATTCTTATTATTATCGTTATTGCAGTGATTATAATCCTGATAATTTGGCCTTCAAAACCTCATAATAAAAGAAAACGACAGATACAGAATGAAGTGGTTCGTGAGCCTGTATTCAGAAAAGACGGCGAGTTGAAATTTGTTGATGATGGTTCAATTAAGAAAACCATTAGTATTGAAATTGTACAGTCTGAAGCTGAACGTACACAGGGCCTGATGTTCAGGAAATCAATGCCAGACAGTTGCGGCATGTTGTTTATTTTTGAAGATATGCAGCCGCTTTCTTTCTGGATGAAAAATACACATATCCCTCTCGACATAATCTTTATTGACAATGATTTCAAAATTGTCAGCATTGCAAAAAATACTGTTCCGTTTTCCACAACATCTATTCCTTCAGGTAAAGAAGCTATGTATGCCTTGGAATTAAATGCAGGCTTTTGCGATAAAAATGGTATTAAAGAAGGTGTGAAAATTAAATATAACTTAACCAACATCATATGA